The Panicum virgatum strain AP13 chromosome 5K, P.virgatum_v5, whole genome shotgun sequence genome has a window encoding:
- the LOC120707153 gene encoding chaperone protein dnaJ 49-like codes for MEGNKDDAAKCLRIGRGALEAGDRARAVKFLSKAKRLDPSLPIDDLLAPLLNPQDDSPASSSSPPPPPPPPPQPSAAGPAGAAEADGLRERKQKGKKREEEEVTGAAREYTAEQLEVVRQVKKHSRDYYQILGLEKDCTVEDVRKAYRKLSLKVHPDKNKAPGAEDAFKAVSKAFQCLSDAESRKRYDLVGLDEPVTHHRRASTARAYNGFYEDDFDPDEIFRNFFGGMAPATTRQFGQFGTFHFRTGGMHAHGQQNSGGSTVRMLIQLLPVLLLLLLNFLPSSEPVYSLSRSYPYEHKFQTPRGVAYYVKMPNFEEQYPHQSTERSTLERHVERDYYSIITQNCRVELQRRQWGLAYQTPHCDMLKKFEAAAQ; via the coding sequence ATGGAGGGCAACAAGGACGACGCGGCCAAGTGCCTGCGCATCGGCAGGGGCGCGCTCGAAGCCGGcgaccgcgcgcgcgccgtcAAGTTCCTCTCCAAGGCCAAGCGCCTCGACCCGTCCCTCCCCATCGACGACCTCCTCGCTCCGCTCCTCAACCCCCAGGACGACTCCCCCgcttcctcgtcgtcgccgccgccgccgccaccgccaccgccacaacCTTCAGCAGCTGGGCCAGCCGGAGCAGCTGAGGCTGACGGGCTGAGAGAGAGGAAGCAGAAGGGCaagaagagggaggaggaagaggttaCTGGCGCTGCGAGGGAGTACACGGCGGAGCAGCTCGAGGTTGTGCGCCAGGTCAAGAAGCACTCCAGGGACTACTACCAGATCCTCGGCCTCGAGAAGGACTGCACCGTCGAGGACGTGCGCAAGGCCTACCGCAAGCTCTCGCTCAAGGTGCACCCTGACAAGAACAAGGCCCCTGGCGCAGAGGATGCCTTCAAGGCCGTTTCCAAAGCTTTCCAGTGCCTTAGTGATGCCGAGAGTCGTAAGCGCTATGACCTTGTTGGCTTGGATGAGCCAGTAACACACCACAGGAGGGCCTCCACTGCCCGTGCGTACAATGGTTTCTATGAGGATGACTTTGACCCAGATGAGATATTCAGAAACTTCTTTGGTGGTATGGCACCTGCCACCACCAGGCAGTTTGGACAGTTTGGGACGTTCCATTTCAGAACTGGTGGAATGCATGCTCATGGGCAGCAAAACTCTGGTGGCTCAACTGTCAGGATGCTTATTCAGCTTTTGCCAGTtctactgctgctgttgctcaaCTTCCTGCCATCCTCTGAGCCTGTTTACTCCCTCTCCCGCTCCTATCCATATGAGCACAAGTTCCAAACACCACGTGGAGTTGCGTACTATGTCAAGATGCCTAATTTTGAGGAGCAGTATCCACACCAAAGCACTGAGCGGTCAACACTGGAGCGGCATGTTGAGAGGGATTATTATTCAATAATCACGCAGAATTGCAGGGTTGAACTGCAGCGCCGCCAATGGGGGTTAGCATACCAGACACCACACTGTGATATGCTTAAAAAATTTGAGGCGGCAGCTCAGTAA
- the LOC120707154 gene encoding 3-oxoacyl-[acyl-carrier-protein] synthase I, chloroplastic-like isoform X2 — translation MDVGFMGPNYSISNAGATSNYCFYAAANHIRRGEADIIIAGGTAAAIIPIGLGGFVACVLVMESLEHAMKRDAPIIAEYLGGAVNCDAYHMTDPRSDGLGVWVYHPVSKRALKMQVLHLRR, via the exons ATGGATGTTGGTTTTATGGGTCCTAATTACTCAATTTCAAATGCAGGTGCTACCTCCAACTATTGCTTTTATGCTGCTGCAAACCACATACGACGTGGTGAGGCTGATATAATCATAGCTGGTGGTACTGCAGCTGCAATTATTCCCATTGGCCTTGGAGGTTTTGTGGCCTGTGTACTG GTTATGGAGAGCCTGGAGCATGCAATGAAGCGTGATGCACCAATAATTGCAGAATACTTGGGAGGGGCAGTGAACTGTGACGCTTACCATATGACTGATCCTAGATCAGATGGACTGGGTGTCTGGGTGTATCATCCTGTATCAAAAAGAGCCTTGAAGATGCAGGTGTTGCACCTGAGGAG GTGA